In one window of Nocardiopsis aegyptia DNA:
- a CDS encoding ABC transporter substrate-binding protein yields the protein MATHKPLSHRTSLAALAAAGVLTLSACGGGGEDDTAAETPEAPEVSADEELAAMVPDDIREAGTVSIGVESAYAPGEFLDEDGETVLGFNVDLLDAALAKLDLESEWVSANFDSIIIGVDSGTYDLGSSSFTITQERMEAVNMVSYFSSGTQWFVPAGNPEGVDPDNACGLRVAVQSDTTHDADAEARSDACVEAGEDPITIEKFQSQPQATETIVSGLNDASLADMPTAAYALDQTGEGVLEFVGEQYDAAPYGIVTHKDDTEMAEALAAAFDSIIEDGTYQEILDEWGISGGAIEGAEVNPSVEE from the coding sequence ATGGCCACGCACAAGCCACTGTCGCATCGCACGTCCCTCGCGGCCCTGGCGGCCGCCGGCGTGCTCACCCTGTCCGCCTGTGGCGGCGGCGGGGAGGACGACACCGCCGCCGAGACCCCCGAGGCCCCCGAGGTCTCCGCCGACGAGGAGCTCGCGGCCATGGTGCCCGACGACATCCGCGAGGCCGGCACCGTCAGCATCGGCGTGGAGTCGGCGTACGCGCCCGGCGAGTTCCTCGACGAGGACGGCGAGACCGTCCTGGGCTTCAACGTCGACCTGCTCGACGCCGCCCTGGCCAAGCTGGACCTGGAGTCGGAATGGGTCTCGGCCAACTTCGACTCCATCATCATCGGTGTCGACTCCGGCACCTACGACCTCGGCTCCTCCTCCTTCACCATCACGCAGGAGCGCATGGAGGCCGTGAACATGGTCTCCTACTTCTCCTCCGGCACCCAGTGGTTCGTCCCGGCGGGCAACCCCGAGGGCGTCGACCCGGACAACGCCTGCGGGCTGCGGGTGGCCGTGCAGTCGGACACCACCCACGACGCCGACGCCGAGGCCCGCAGCGACGCCTGCGTCGAGGCGGGTGAGGACCCCATCACGATCGAGAAGTTCCAGAGCCAGCCCCAGGCCACCGAGACCATCGTCTCCGGGCTGAACGACGCCTCCCTCGCCGACATGCCGACCGCCGCCTACGCCCTGGACCAGACCGGCGAGGGCGTCCTGGAGTTCGTCGGGGAGCAGTACGACGCGGCGCCGTACGGCATCGTCACGCACAAGGACGACACGGAGATGGCCGAGGCCCTGGCCGCGGCGTTCGACTCCATCATCGAGGACGGCACCTACCAGGAGATCCTGGACGAGTGGGGCATCAGCGGCGGCGCGATCGAGGGCGCCGAGGTCAACCCCTCCGTCGAGGAGTAG